Proteins from one Gossypium raimondii isolate GPD5lz chromosome 8, ASM2569854v1, whole genome shotgun sequence genomic window:
- the LOC105791936 gene encoding zinc finger protein 10, giving the protein MAADLRLLSLTQLQKLAQSQHNQNLMAASWVWNPQEAADDDSWEVRAFAQDTGNVMGTTWPPRSYTCTFCRREFRSAQALGGHMNVHRRDRARLHQTHPPAPTVPLINQTSSSTTQDFVSDGGLCLLYQIPTPNGAFNSPSMNPCSLDSTSPLLSMSPYPSNNLMAPPPPPYINYPATPPGLHNSSSADNNICSMETSIEELDLELRLGQRPTPS; this is encoded by the coding sequence ATGGCTGCTGACCTTCGCCTTCTCTCACTGACCCAACTTCAAAAGCTAGCTCAATCTCAACACAACCAGAACCTAATGGCTGCCTCCTGGGTGTGGAACCCTCAAGAAGCAGCTGACGATGATTCGTGGGAGGTCAGGGCCTTTGCCCAGGACACAGGTAATGTTATGGGCACAACTTGGCCCCCTAGGTCTTATACTTGCACTTTTTGCAGAAGGGAGTTCCGTTCAGCTCAAGCTCTTGGGGGTCACATGAATGTGCACCGCCGTGACAGGGCTCGCCTTCACCAAACTCACCCACCTGCTCCTACTGTTCCATTAATCAATCAAACCTCATCATCAACTACTCAAGATTTCGTCTCCGATGGCGGCCTCTGCCTCCTCTACCAAATCCCCACCCCTAATGGGGCTTTCAATTCTCCATCTATGAACCCATGCTCCCTTGATTCAACCTCGCCTCTTCTCTCTATGTCACCCTATCCTTCAAACAACTTGATggcaccaccaccaccaccgtATATAAATTATCCAGCAACACCTCCGGGATTGCATAATTCTTCATCGGCGGATAATAACATCTGCAGCATGGAAACATCAATCGAAGAGCTTGATCTAGAGCTTCGACTAGGGCAAAGACCAACACCATCTTGA